The Granulicella sp. 5B5 nucleotide sequence GAGGTGCCGGTGTGGAGGACCTTGCCACGGATCGCAACGCTGGCCGCCGAGGCGGTCTGTGCCGTGAGATTCTGCTGGAGGTCCTGAACCGGAGGAGCGTCGCCGCTGGCGGTCATCGCCGTGCCAAGGTCGTACTTGACCCAGGTGGAGAGCGCGGGAGTGAGCGGGTGCATCCAGGTGGCGCTCACGCCGCGGGCGGCGAAGCCCTGCGTGGCGACCTGAAAGGTACCGGTGGTAGGATCTGCCACGATACCGGTCTGCTGGAGGTCCGAGCGCACCATCATGCCGCTGCCACCGACGGCCTCGTAGTTCAGGTGGTCGATGTAACCGCTGACGGTGACGACATCCTGACCGAGACGGCGGCTGACGGCGAGCTCATTGTGCGTGCCCTGATTGCCAAGCGGCCGGCCCTGAGCGTCGGATACAGCGGTAAGTTCGGGCTTGAGACGGTCGAGGTCGTCAGCGCTCTGCACCTGGCGGGAGGTGGCGTAGCGGTACTCGACCACGACGTTGTCCGTGGGCCTCGCTGTGACGTGCACGTAAGGCTGGGTATGGATGCGGGTGGCTTCGAGCCGCTCCGCCTCAATAAGGGTGCCGACGTCGATCATGACCGCATCGCCAAACTGGAGTTTCTGAGCGCTGGCGAGGTCGAGTACCTCAAAGCCGGGGCCGAAGCCGGGCATGCTGCCATTCGCAAGTTCGGGATGCGACTGGAAGCCGGTGACGAGGCGGGTGCTGCCGCCGAGCATCGACTGGCGCTCATAACCGGCGGTGACGGCGACCGAGGGGCCGGGCGAATCGACGCTCTGGGTGTTGTTGCCGATATCGGCGCGGAGGACGGCGCCATCGCCATCACCCATGGTACGGCTGAGGAGCAGGGCCTGGTGCATGCCGCCATCGCCAAAGGTGCCATCGCCGTTGGTGACGGTGACCCGGCCTTCGGAGATCGGTTTGGAGGCGGTCTCAGAGCTGGAAGAGATGCTGAGGCCGTCCTCTGGGTCGACGAGGCGAAGGAGCGGACGGTTGGCAGTGGAGCGGAGCGCCCACTTCCAGTCGTCTACCGGCTCGTCGGCACGACGGCGCTGGGCGGGCAGCCAGTTGTCCGCATCGAAGATGGTGTTCATGGTGAGGTTGACGATGGACTGGACACCGGGCTGGAGGCGCAAGTTGCTGCGCAGGGTGGGCATAAAGAATGCTGCCGAGGCGCGAAGTTGATATTTGCCGGGGAGAACGGAGGGAAGGATGTAACGGCCATGCTCGTCGCTAAAGGCTACGGCGATGGTGGTGGCGTCGGCGGCGAGAAGCTCAACCATCGCGCCTAGCTGCGGAGCACCGTGGGCATCGCTGATGACGCCGGAGACTGCAGCGGGGGTATTCGTAGCGCGAGGTGGCTTCGCTGCGCAGGGCAAGACCAGCCCCAGCAGCGTTGCAATCGACATCAGACCCGGTACGAATCGTTTCACCGCGCTTGACAACCTCGTGTGCGCGCCTACGGCTCTCCAAAAGTCCGTTCAGCTCGTGCAAAACCGACCGTTGGTTGTCCTGAAAAGAGCCGCATCACGCTTTCGTGTCGTGCGTGCTGTCTGCCCTGCCGCCGTGCCTGAAACCGGCGGCGCTCCATGAACAACTTCAGTCATTCAGACTACTGCGGAACCGCGGAATTCTCAACTGCGCGAACCACAATCCCTACTTCTTTAAGACGCCGGAAACGAAGCGCGGGGCCGCTTCGCCCGGTTTACTGCTCGACGATGAACGGGGCGCTCTGGGCGATGGCCTGCTTGGTGACCCCGTCATTGACCTTGATGGTGACCTGATAACGGCCCGGATCGAGACTGGCGAGTGGCATGCTCTTCTCCAGCGTGACCTGATCGGCGTTGGGGTTCATCTTGGACGCTAACTCGGACATATCGAGAATCTGCTTGTTGGTTGCGAGGTCAAGCACCTGGTATTCGATGGTCGCGTCGTTCTTCTTGCTGTCGTTGATGCCGAGGTTGTAGACCTGCATCCAGAAGTTCAGGTTCTGACCGCGATGGAAGACGACCGGGGTAGAAATCGTAGCCGGAACGCGAGGAATGACCTTGGTGTTGCCGATGACGAAGTTGCCGGCGCCTACGTCCTTGGTGGGCACACGCTCCATGGAGCTGGCGAGGATGAGCGAAGAGGATGCAAGGCGGTCATCGTCATACTTGGGCACGTCCACACTGCGTCTCCAGACGCCGACGTGATCGGGGTTGTTGACGTCCTTGATGGCGATCTCGACCTTGTAACGGCCCGGGGGCAACGGCAATGCCTTCCAGTAGACCGACTGATTGTTCTTGGTGCGTTGCAGCAGGTCGCTGGGGGTTTCGACCGTAACCGTATCCTCGAATGTCTGGACAACGCGGTGGGTCATGGTGCTGACACGGCCGAGGATATTGACGACTCCCTTGGAGTCGCCGTCCTTGGTGGTGTAGGTGATGTCTCCGTTGCGGATCTCGAGAGTGACTGGCACCATGACAGTCTCGTTGGTCAGCTTGACATAGTCGGTGCGGACATCAAAGAGGAACGGCGGGCCGGTGAGGATCTTCTCCGAGGCGAGGAACTGGTCGAGGTCGGCGAACTTGATCGGCGGGGGGGCGAAGAGCTTGGCGAAGGTGTCGAGGCGGTCAAACTGCTTGCTCTGCTGGCTGGAGGCGAGCGGACCGTTGCCAAGCTGCTCAAGGCCGCCGCCGGAGAAGCGGTCAGCCTTCTTGGCTTGGCCTTCCTCTTCGTACTGGGTGAGGCCGGCGCCCGGGACGTGCTTGAGGGCGTCCTTCTCGGAGCGGTCGATGGTGGCGTGGTAGTCGCCGCACATGCAGGTGTCGACAAACTCAATGTCGATGTTGTCGCCGATGCCGGCAAGATAGCGGTAGTGCCACACTTCAAACGGGAAGGTAGAGGTGTTGCCGCCGCCCTCTTCCATGGGACGGTCGTAGCTGCCGCCGGAGGGGTGGGAGTCGATGGAGTCGGGCTTGCCGTAGGCGATGTAGATGTGGCCGCGATCGGTCATCCAGCCGGGCTTGCCGGCGGCGAAGTGCTCGTTCGCGTAGGCGATGCGGGCGTAGTGCTCGTCCTTGTACTCGTTGTCGGGAGAGTCGGGATTGGGGTTGCGGCGGAGCCAGAACTGCTCGATGAACTGATCGCGCTCCTCGTCGTTGGAGAGGCTCTTGAAGGCCTTGGCCTCCTCGTCGGTGATGATCCAGCGGACATCCTCGTCGAGCCACTTCTTGTACTCACCCTTGAGCTCTGCGCGGGTGTTCTTGACACGCTCACGCTCCTCGCGGTCGGAGAGGCGGCGCTTCAGGGGGTCGGGCTTCTCCGGGGTGGGTGGAACCTTGACGACCGAGCCGTTGTCCTGCACCGTCTGCTGCTGGCCGGGCTGCTGCACCACTGCGGCAGGTGCCTGGTCCTGCGCCTGGGCGATGAACCCGGTGCAGGTGAAGCTAACCAGCGCAATGCCAGCGAGTAAAAAGGTACGATTCGGTGAGTTCATGGGCTGCCGCACTCCTGTTTCTAGACGGTTTCATTCTAGACTCCCGGGGCTGCACATACAAGACGCCAGGCGGTGGCACTGTTATGATCAGCCAAGGACTCTCTGTCTCGAACATGGTCGTATTGGTCCGACGTTCCGCCCGTAAATACGTCATACCCTTCAGAGGCAGTTAAAGCCGTGGAACCAAACCCGGTTCGCCAGCGTAATTAGCGATAATCGGGCCGCTCGCGATATCCAAAATTGAGCTCAACCGGAAAGCATTGCTTCTGATGAACGGAAAGAAAATCCTCTTTTTAGTCCTGGGTCTGGTCGCGATCGTCGGCCTGGTCGTCGGAACGTGGCTGCATAGCCGGTCGAATGTGCTGGCGGTGACGACGGCGAAGGCTGTGCGCGAGGACCTCGACGCGAATGTGAGCGGCACCGGGCAGATCCGTCCGAAGACGTTTGTGAACGTCGGCGCGACTGCGTTTGGGCGGATCACGCACCTGTATGTGAAGGAAGGCGACCACGTGAAGGCCGGCGACATCCTGGCCAAGGTGGAGAGCGTGCAGCCGGAGGCGACGGTGTCGGCACAGAAGGCGGCGATCCAGGCGTCGGAGACAGACATCAACTCGTACATTGCGGCGGAGAAGACCGCGGTAGCGAACGTGTCCGAGGCCAAGGCGGACCTGCAGCAGAAGCAACTGGACTACACGCGCGCCAAGGAGTTGTACCAGGACCAGTTGATCGCCAAACAGGACTATGACGCGAAGGTGGCGGCCTACAACATGTCCGAGGCGACGCTGCAGCAGCGCAATGCGGCAGTGGCGCAGGCACTGGCGCAGACAGCATCCGCTCGCGGGCATATGGACCAGGCCGTGGCCAGTCAGCGGGCGAACTACGACTCGTTGGACAAGACGGTCAGCCGCGCGCCGTTCGATGGACTGGTGACGAACGTGCCGGTGCGCGAGGGCGAGACAGTGGTTGTGGGCATCCAGAACGCGGAGGGCTCCACACTGATGACGCTGGCCGATATGAGCGTGATTACGGCCGAGGTGAAGGTGGATGAGACCGACATCGTGAACGTGGCGCTGGGGCAGCCTGCCGATGTGACGGTGGACGCTCTGCCGGGCAGGGTCTTCAAAGGACATGTAACCGAGGTAGGCGACCAGGCGCTGCTGCGCACGACCGGACAGGCGACCTCGACCTCAACGACTGGCACCGAAGAGGCGAAGGACTTCAAGGTAGTGGTAACGCTGGACGGCATCAGGGACAATGGGACGCAGATCCCTGACCAGCTGCGGCCGGGCCTCTCCTGCACGGCGAAGATCACGACGGCGCACAAGCCGGATACGCTGACAATCCCCATCCAAGCACTCGTGGAGCGGGACGCGGCAAAGGAGGCGGAGCTGTTCAAGAACAACGGCAAGGTTTCCCCGACAGCAGCACCGACCGACCCAGGTAAGGCTGTTCCGCTGGTGCAGGGCGTGTATCTGCTGGTGGACGAGAAGAACCGCCTGCGGGTGAAGTTTGTGCCTGTGACGACCGGCGTAACCGGCACGACGGACATCCAGGTGCTCTCCGGATTGAAGCCCGGCGATGAGCTTGTGACGGGCCGGTATAAGACGCTTCGTATTCTGAAGAGCGGTCTGGCTGTGAAGCGTGACAACAGTATTGCCGCACCGATTGTTGACGACAGCACCAGCTAATTTCAGTTCCCTGCTGCTTGGCACTGCACCTTTGGAGGTATCCATGGCCCTCGACACTCTCGACCCAACCGTTCCCGACCATACTGAGCACCGCACAGGCAGCAACGCCGACGGCCCGCATGACGGCGATGTGATCGTGACGAACAACCTGTGGAAGACCTACGAGATGGGCGACCAGCTAGTGCATGCGCTGCGGGGCGTGGACATCCGCATCCGTCATAACGAGTACGTGGCGATCATGGGGCCGTCAGGCTCGGGCAAGTCGACGCTGATGAACCTGCTGGGCTGCCTGGACTCGCCGAGCGAGGGCCAGTACTGGTTGAACGGGCACGATGTTTCGAGCCTGAACGACGATGAACTGGCGCGCATCCGCAACAAGGAGATCGGGTTCGTCTTCCAGACGTTCAACCTGCTGGCGCGCGCGACTGCGCTGCACAACGTGGAACTGCCGCTGATCTACAACGGCACGCCGGCAGCGGCGCGGATCGAACGGGCGAAGCATGTGCTGGAGAGCGTGAACCTGGGCAGCCGCATGATGCACAAGCCGAATGAACTCTCTGGCGGCCAGCGGCAGCGTGTGGCGATTGCGCGGGCGCTGGTGAACAACCCGTCGATCATTCTGGCCGACGAGCCCACGGGCAACCTGGATTCGAAGACGTCGGTGGAGATTATGGCGCTGTTCGACGAGTTGCAGGCGCGCGGCAACACGATCATCCTGGTGACGCATGAGCCGGACATCGCGGAGTTCGCACACCGCATCATCTCGATCCGCGACGGCTCGGTGGAGTCCGATGGGCCGAGCAACCGGATGCGGCATAGCCAACAGTAACGAGATCGACGCTGGGATTGTCCGCTTCGCTCATTTTGTGAGTAAGACATTGATAGATCGCGACATCCGCATCTGGAAGCGCAACCTATTGACACGCTGCGCCACAACATTCTGCCGGAACACGCATCTAAACTAGAGGCATGGCGAAACGACGAGCCTCTTTGCTTCTGACTGCTTCACTGCTTCTTTTCCTCGTTTGCCAACGTGCGTCCGCAGATGCGCGCTTTGACCTGGTGGGGCCGAAGATCGATGTCCGCGTGACCCGCAGCGGGGTGACGCTGCCGATTGCCGCAGTGCCCAACCTGCAGCCGGGAGACCGGCTATGGATCCATCCTGACCTGCCGCCGACCCAATCGGTGAAATACCTGCTGATTGTGGTGTTTCTACGCGGAACGACCAATCCTCCGCCCCCGGAGTGGTTCACGCGCATCGAGACATGGCAGAAGAGCGTGCGCGAAGAAGGCATGTTCATCACGGTGCCACAGGAGGCGCAGCAGGCGGTGATGTTTCTGGCCCCCGAAACGGGAGGCGATTTTTCGACGCTGCGGTCTGCCGTACAGGGACGACCTGGAGCGTTCGTCCGAGCCTCGCAGGACCTGCTCGAAGCCGGCTTTGAGGAGGCGCGGATAGAGCGCTATATCGCCGACATTCGGCGTGTACCGCCAGCCGACCCGGCGGAGCTGCAGAAGCACTCCGACCTGCTGGCGCGGACGCTGGCGCTGAAGCCCAACGCCGATTGCTTCAAGCGGTCGGTGGACACACAGTTCACGTGCCTGACGCAGTCGGGATCGCAGATTGTGCTGGACGATGGGCATGGGCAGACGATCAGCGACACGCTGAATGGACCGGCGTCGGACCTGATTGCACAGGCGAGCTTCACGCAGGCGGCAGGTGGCGGTTTGTACTCGGCGTATGTGGGCGCAATTGTGGACGTGGTGCGCATCATGGGCAATCTGCACACGGCGCAGTACCAGTACATTCCGGCGATCAGCTTTCCGCAGGCGGAGCAGATGAACCTGCGGTTGAATACCCCGCCGTCTTTTCATAATCCGAAGTCGGTGCTGGTGATTGCGCTGCCCGCGGTGCGCGCAGCGGTGCTGCCCCCGCTGCGGACGGCCGACCCGAACCATGTCGCGTGCATGATTCAACCGTCGGTGACGCTGCCGGTGGAGGGGGCGCCGCTGGTGTTCTCGGCTGACTTTGCGCACAACATGGTGCTGCATCTGAACACGCCGCCAGGTGCTCCCGTGGAGGCGGATATCCCGCTGACTCCGGATGCTTATTACGGAGGGCTGGTGTTGCAACAACTGCCGAAACATCACGTCCCCCTGACGGATACACCGCCGGGGCCGCGGCCCTTGGATGCGCAGCGCGGTGGCAACGCTGCTGCGCCGGCGAAGAAGCCGACCGAGCCGGAGCCGGTATTGTTGACGGGGACCGTGCAGGGAATGTGGGGATTTGACCGCTTCAGCGGGCCGACGCTGCCGCTGCAGCAGCTGCCAGGCAGCGGCTGGCACATTGTGACGCGGGGCGGAAGTGGAGATCTGATTGCAGGCAAGAAGACCGAGCTGCTGCTGGCCTCGACCGGCACGGCCTGTGTACATACGATCACGGCGCGGCCGAATGGGACGAAGGCGAACATCCGCATCCCGTTCAAGGCCGAGCCGCTGACGCGTCCGCCGGACACGGACTCTGCAACGCAGCCACCGATTGACCCATCGGCTCCGCTGTCGGATGTGCTGTCACTGGCCGTGCCGGTGGATCAGAACATTACTCCGGGCGACCTGAACCTGAGCATCCAGCAGTATGACCAGCCGAAGCCGGACGAGGTAGCGGCACGCACCTTTGCGGAGCCGGCGACGGTGACGTCCGTGGAGCTGCATGCGGGAGATCGTTTGGTTGAGTTGACCGGGACGCACCTGAACGAGATCAGCCAGCTGACGCTGGGCGACTTGTCCTTCGCGCCGACAAGCAGCGGGCTTACCGATGTGGATTTTCTGGAGCTGACGCTGGGGCAGAACACCCCGCCGCCTTCAACACACCAGGGAGAGAAGCTGATGGCGAGTCTGAGCCTGCGCGATGGGCGCGTGCTGACGGTGCCGGTGACAGTCTCCGCGCCGCGGCCCTCGGTGAGCCTGCTGTCGAAGACGGCGACGCCAGACAAGTCGATCGTTCAACTGACGAACCCGGATGACCTGCCATTGAGCTCGCAGCTGACGTTTACGCTGAAGAGCCAGAGCCCGTTTCCGCGCAATGGGGAGATTGAGATCGACACGCTGGATGGGACACTGCGAACGGTGCTGACGCTGGCGCCCTCGGGCGGCCTGCTGCTGCAGGATCCACACACGGTAGTGGCGACCCTCGACCCGCTGCGTTCGTTTGGACCGAGCGCGTTTGGCGCGCTGCACCTGCGCGCGATCTATCCCTCGGGGATGGAAAAACCGATTACAACGCGGCCAGGTGTTCCTACTCAGAACGGCGAGATTGCGGCGCGGCTGACGGAAGACCTGTCGCAGGGTGCGATGGATGCAGCCGCACACCCCGCTGCGGAGCGCAATCCGGACGGCACGCTGAAGACAACCACGAACGATACGGCGAGCGTGAGCGACTGGGTGCCGCTGGCGACGCTGGTGCGGCTGCCCAAGCTGACCCAGCTGCAATGTCCGGCGGAGGTGACGCAACCTTGTACGCTGACGGGCAGCGATCTGTTCCTGGTGCAGGCGGTATCGAACGACCCGGCGTTTGAGAGCCCCACGGCGGTCCCAGACGGGTTTACCGGGACAACGCTAACGGTGCCGCACGCATCGGCGTACACGGTGTTCCTGCAGCTGAGGGACGACCCAGAGGCGATCGACTCGGCGGTCTTCCCTGCACCGCCGCCACCGGTGACGGCGCATGTACACCATGGGGGAGCGAGGTCGTCGCATAGCTCGAAGGAGGCTGCGGCGGAGGGCTCGGGCTCTACTGCGACACCGACAGCTCCTGCAGATGGTGGAACGACAGCTCCCGCGGCGGGGACGCCGGCCTCTCCGAACAGCCCGGTAACGACTCCGTCGACGACAGGGACAGGCGCAACGCAGAAGAGCCCGGCGACGAAGCCGGGCCCCTCTAAAACGCCTTCAACTGCACCGCCTGCTACTCCGCAATAGGTGTGTCACCTGCATCGAGCTCGCCAGGCAGCTCGTGCAGTTGCACACGGCTGTGCTTCTGCCCGTAGGTGAAGTAGACC carries:
- a CDS encoding carboxypeptidase-like regulatory domain-containing protein, with translation MKRFVPGLMSIATLLGLVLPCAAKPPRATNTPAAVSGVISDAHGAPQLGAMVELLAADATTIAVAFSDEHGRYILPSVLPGKYQLRASAAFFMPTLRSNLRLQPGVQSIVNLTMNTIFDADNWLPAQRRRADEPVDDWKWALRSTANRPLLRLVDPEDGLSISSSSETASKPISEGRVTVTNGDGTFGDGGMHQALLLSRTMGDGDGAVLRADIGNNTQSVDSPGPSVAVTAGYERQSMLGGSTRLVTGFQSHPELANGSMPGFGPGFEVLDLASAQKLQFGDAVMIDVGTLIEAERLEATRIHTQPYVHVTARPTDNVVVEYRYATSRQVQSADDLDRLKPELTAVSDAQGRPLGNQGTHNELAVSRRLGQDVVTVSGYIDHLNYEAVGGSGMMVRSDLQQTGIVADPTTGTFQVATQGFAARGVSATWMHPLTPALSTWVKYDLGTAMTASGDAPPVQDLQQNLTAQTASAASVAIRGKVLHTGTSVKAEYRWQPNRTLTQVNAYNNMPDEAYLSFFLRQRLWCGRFLPQGIDAVVEATNLLEQGYQPFLAPDGHTLFLAQIPRGIQGGLAFNF
- a CDS encoding GWxTD domain-containing protein produces the protein MNSPNRTFLLAGIALVSFTCTGFIAQAQDQAPAAVVQQPGQQQTVQDNGSVVKVPPTPEKPDPLKRRLSDREERERVKNTRAELKGEYKKWLDEDVRWIITDEEAKAFKSLSNDEERDQFIEQFWLRRNPNPDSPDNEYKDEHYARIAYANEHFAAGKPGWMTDRGHIYIAYGKPDSIDSHPSGGSYDRPMEEGGGNTSTFPFEVWHYRYLAGIGDNIDIEFVDTCMCGDYHATIDRSEKDALKHVPGAGLTQYEEEGQAKKADRFSGGGLEQLGNGPLASSQQSKQFDRLDTFAKLFAPPPIKFADLDQFLASEKILTGPPFLFDVRTDYVKLTNETVMVPVTLEIRNGDITYTTKDGDSKGVVNILGRVSTMTHRVVQTFEDTVTVETPSDLLQRTKNNQSVYWKALPLPPGRYKVEIAIKDVNNPDHVGVWRRSVDVPKYDDDRLASSSLILASSMERVPTKDVGAGNFVIGNTKVIPRVPATISTPVVFHRGQNLNFWMQVYNLGINDSKKNDATIEYQVLDLATNKQILDMSELASKMNPNADQVTLEKSMPLASLDPGRYQVTIKVNDGVTKQAIAQSAPFIVEQ
- a CDS encoding efflux RND transporter periplasmic adaptor subunit, with amino-acid sequence MNGKKILFLVLGLVAIVGLVVGTWLHSRSNVLAVTTAKAVREDLDANVSGTGQIRPKTFVNVGATAFGRITHLYVKEGDHVKAGDILAKVESVQPEATVSAQKAAIQASETDINSYIAAEKTAVANVSEAKADLQQKQLDYTRAKELYQDQLIAKQDYDAKVAAYNMSEATLQQRNAAVAQALAQTASARGHMDQAVASQRANYDSLDKTVSRAPFDGLVTNVPVREGETVVVGIQNAEGSTLMTLADMSVITAEVKVDETDIVNVALGQPADVTVDALPGRVFKGHVTEVGDQALLRTTGQATSTSTTGTEEAKDFKVVVTLDGIRDNGTQIPDQLRPGLSCTAKITTAHKPDTLTIPIQALVERDAAKEAELFKNNGKVSPTAAPTDPGKAVPLVQGVYLLVDEKNRLRVKFVPVTTGVTGTTDIQVLSGLKPGDELVTGRYKTLRILKSGLAVKRDNSIAAPIVDDSTS
- a CDS encoding ABC transporter ATP-binding protein gives rise to the protein MALDTLDPTVPDHTEHRTGSNADGPHDGDVIVTNNLWKTYEMGDQLVHALRGVDIRIRHNEYVAIMGPSGSGKSTLMNLLGCLDSPSEGQYWLNGHDVSSLNDDELARIRNKEIGFVFQTFNLLARATALHNVELPLIYNGTPAAARIERAKHVLESVNLGSRMMHKPNELSGGQRQRVAIARALVNNPSIILADEPTGNLDSKTSVEIMALFDELQARGNTIILVTHEPDIAEFAHRIISIRDGSVESDGPSNRMRHSQQ